In Tenacibaculum pacificus, a single window of DNA contains:
- a CDS encoding Lrp/AsnC family transcriptional regulator: MQQLDTIDLQLINELQTDAKQSIKQLSQKVNLSITPTHERIKKIESRGIIKKYVAIVDAELINRSLIVYCQITLLKHQESDFKEFEKHINSLDEVMDVSYIAGGYDFLLKVIVRDIQEYEHFILKKMSQLKIISNIQSSFVIRQIKNETKITIK; this comes from the coding sequence ATGCAACAACTAGATACTATTGATTTACAATTGATAAATGAACTTCAAACAGACGCAAAACAGTCTATAAAACAACTTTCTCAGAAGGTAAATTTATCGATTACGCCAACACATGAACGCATCAAAAAAATTGAATCAAGAGGGATTATCAAAAAATATGTTGCAATTGTTGATGCTGAATTAATCAATAGAAGTTTGATTGTATATTGTCAAATAACACTATTAAAACATCAAGAATCCGATTTTAAAGAATTTGAAAAACACATCAATTCTTTAGATGAAGTTATGGATGTTTCATACATCGCTGGTGGTTATGATTTTTTACTGAAAGTAATTGTAAGAGATATTCAAGAATATGAACATTTTATCTTAAAAAAAATGTCTCAACTTAAAATTATATCTAATATTCAAAGCTCTTTTGTTATTCGACAAATAAAAAACGAGACTAAAATCACAATAAAATAA
- a CDS encoding histidine decarboxylase, translated as MNKIEQIYNRISKNTDTFLGYPLAKDFSYKEFAPFLDLCINNVGDPESDSTLAIDTKDIEKECISFFADILSSNVKETWGYVTNGGTEGNLYGLYLARENFPDAVVYYSESTHYSVKKNLHLLNIKNIVVRSQDNGEMDYDDLEQILMLRRDKPAIFFLNIGTTMTEAVDKLDEIKRIIKKYAVKDYYIHCDAAFLGTIAPFVTPKPKFDFSEGVDSIAISGHKFIGGPIPCGIVMAKRKHRDRIANSVSYVGTFDTTITGSRNGLTPLFLWSFIQKHGKEGLARRVKESQELAGYLENELNNIGIKAWRNKEALTVVLEKPSDEICKKYQLASEEDIAHVICVPGIKKEQLNVFLEDLKKELADNLCALV; from the coding sequence ATGAATAAGATAGAACAGATATATAATAGGATTAGTAAAAATACAGATACCTTTTTAGGATACCCGTTAGCAAAAGATTTTTCATATAAAGAATTTGCTCCTTTTTTAGATTTATGTATTAATAACGTGGGTGACCCTGAGTCTGATTCTACTTTAGCAATAGATACAAAAGATATCGAAAAAGAGTGTATATCTTTTTTTGCTGATATTCTTTCATCAAACGTAAAAGAAACTTGGGGATACGTTACTAATGGAGGAACTGAAGGGAATTTATATGGTTTATATCTTGCTAGAGAAAATTTTCCTGATGCTGTGGTATATTATAGTGAATCAACACATTATAGTGTGAAAAAGAATTTACATTTATTAAATATCAAAAATATTGTTGTTAGAAGTCAGGATAATGGAGAAATGGATTATGATGATTTAGAACAAATTTTAATGTTACGTAGAGATAAACCAGCTATTTTCTTTTTGAATATTGGTACTACCATGACAGAAGCTGTTGATAAGCTTGATGAAATTAAAAGAATTATCAAAAAATATGCTGTAAAAGATTATTATATACATTGTGATGCTGCTTTTTTAGGAACGATAGCACCATTTGTAACGCCAAAACCAAAATTTGATTTTTCTGAAGGTGTTGATAGTATCGCAATATCAGGACATAAATTTATAGGAGGTCCAATTCCTTGTGGAATTGTAATGGCAAAGAGAAAACACAGAGATCGTATTGCAAATTCGGTGTCTTATGTAGGTACTTTTGATACTACCATAACAGGGTCTCGTAACGGATTAACTCCTTTATTTTTATGGTCTTTTATTCAAAAACATGGAAAAGAAGGTTTAGCTAGAAGAGTAAAAGAATCACAAGAATTAGCAGGATATTTAGAAAATGAATTAAATAATATAGGTATAAAAGCGTGGCGAAATAAAGAAGCTTTAACTGTTGTATTAGAAAAGCCTTCGGATGAAATATGTAAAAAATATCAATTAGCATCAGAAGAAGATATTGCCCATGTAATTTGTGTTCCTGGTATCAAAAAAGAACAACTTAATGTTTTTTTAGAGGATTTAAAAAAAGAGTTAGCTGACAATTTATGTGCTTTAGTTTAA
- a CDS encoding NADPH-dependent 2,4-dienoyl-CoA reductase — MKYKHIFEPLDLGFTTLKNRILMGSMHTGLEEEKNGTQKIAEYYAERARGGVGLIVTGGISPNIQGWTAPFSARMSTKKHAREHKVITDRVHKEGSKICMQILHSGRYGYHPLTVAPSKIQAPINPYKPFELKQSGIRRTVKDFVNCAKLSQQAGYDGVEIMGSEGYLINQFIVKRTNKRIDNYGGVYKNRIRLAVELVQKIREAVGESFIIIYRLSMLDLVEQGSSWEEVVQLGKEIEKAGATIINTGIGWHESRIPTIATSVPRAAFTWVTQKMKEELSIPLITSNRINMPETAEKVLAEGRADMVSMARPFLADPQWVNKAKEERDDEINTCIACNQACLDHAFQKKVASCLVNPRACRETEFNYNQTSKKKKIAVVGAGPAGLSAATIAAQRGHEVTLFDADKETGGQFNIAKQIPGKEEFYETIRYFNKQLSLHNVTVKLNTRVSADDLSKGNFDEVIIATGITPRMPRINGIEHEKVLNYIDVIKHKKTVGKRVAVIGAGGIGFDVSEYLAHEGESTALNIDAWLQEWGIDKTLTARSGIEGVVAEVHPSPREIFMFKRSKGKFGANLGKTTGWIHRAALKKKKVQFINEVEYIKIDDEGLHYTQGEEQKILAVDNVIICAGQLPLKELIAPLEEKGIKTHVIGGADFASELDAKRAINQGSRLAAEI, encoded by the coding sequence ATGAAATACAAACATATTTTTGAACCATTAGATTTAGGTTTTACAACATTAAAGAATCGTATTTTAATGGGTTCTATGCATACAGGTTTAGAGGAAGAGAAAAATGGAACTCAAAAAATAGCCGAATATTATGCCGAACGTGCTAGAGGTGGAGTTGGGTTAATTGTAACAGGAGGTATTTCTCCGAATATTCAAGGTTGGACTGCGCCATTTTCAGCACGAATGAGCACTAAAAAACATGCTAGAGAACATAAAGTTATTACAGATAGGGTACATAAAGAAGGTAGTAAAATCTGTATGCAAATTTTACATTCGGGTCGTTATGGTTATCATCCACTAACGGTAGCACCTTCAAAAATACAAGCACCTATTAATCCGTATAAACCTTTTGAATTAAAACAATCAGGAATCCGAAGAACTGTTAAAGATTTTGTGAATTGTGCTAAATTATCGCAACAAGCAGGTTATGATGGTGTTGAAATAATGGGGTCTGAAGGATATTTAATAAATCAATTTATTGTAAAAAGAACCAATAAAAGAATTGATAATTACGGAGGAGTTTATAAAAATAGAATCCGTTTAGCAGTAGAATTAGTTCAAAAAATAAGAGAAGCTGTAGGTGAAAGTTTTATTATCATTTATAGATTATCAATGTTAGATTTGGTAGAACAAGGAAGTTCTTGGGAAGAGGTCGTACAATTAGGAAAAGAAATAGAAAAAGCAGGAGCAACTATTATAAATACAGGTATCGGTTGGCACGAATCACGGATACCAACCATCGCAACATCAGTACCAAGAGCCGCATTTACTTGGGTTACACAAAAGATGAAAGAAGAATTATCGATTCCTTTAATTACTTCTAATCGAATTAATATGCCCGAAACTGCCGAAAAAGTATTAGCAGAGGGGCGTGCAGATATGGTTTCAATGGCACGCCCGTTTTTAGCAGATCCACAATGGGTTAACAAAGCAAAAGAAGAACGTGATGATGAAATAAATACCTGTATTGCTTGTAATCAGGCGTGTTTAGATCATGCTTTTCAGAAAAAAGTAGCAAGTTGTTTAGTAAATCCTAGAGCTTGTCGTGAAACAGAATTCAATTATAATCAAACATCAAAAAAGAAAAAAATAGCTGTAGTTGGTGCAGGTCCAGCAGGTTTATCAGCAGCAACAATTGCTGCTCAAAGAGGGCACGAAGTAACACTTTTTGATGCTGATAAAGAAACAGGTGGTCAGTTTAATATCGCGAAGCAAATACCTGGAAAAGAAGAGTTTTACGAAACTATTCGTTACTTTAATAAACAGTTAAGTTTACATAACGTAACTGTAAAATTAAATACAAGAGTTTCTGCTGATGATTTATCAAAAGGTAATTTTGATGAGGTAATTATTGCCACAGGAATTACACCAAGGATGCCAAGAATTAACGGAATAGAACACGAAAAAGTATTAAATTATATCGATGTAATTAAGCATAAAAAAACTGTTGGAAAACGTGTGGCAGTTATTGGTGCTGGTGGAATTGGTTTTGATGTATCAGAATATTTAGCACATGAAGGCGAAAGTACAGCTTTAAATATTGATGCTTGGTTACAAGAATGGGGAATTGACAAAACGCTTACCGCTAGAAGTGGAATAGAAGGAGTTGTTGCAGAAGTTCATCCATCGCCAAGAGAAATTTTTATGTTTAAACGAAGTAAAGGTAAATTTGGTGCAAACTTAGGTAAAACTACTGGTTGGATTCATCGTGCAGCTTTAAAAAAGAAAAAAGTACAATTTATAAATGAGGTTGAATACATTAAAATTGATGATGAAGGTTTGCATTATACGCAAGGTGAGGAACAAAAAATACTAGCAGTAGATAATGTAATTATTTGTGCAGGACAACTTCCGCTTAAAGAATTAATTGCTCCTTTAGAAGAAAAAGGTATAAAAACACATGTAATTGGTGGTGCTGATTTTGCATCAGAATTAGACGCAAAAAGAGCTATCAACCAAGGAAGTAGATTAGCTGCTGAAATTTAA
- the lpxD gene encoding UDP-3-O-(3-hydroxymyristoyl)glucosamine N-acyltransferase produces MKSFTIKEISSLLKGELVGNCSEEITAPEQIEKAEKGQITFIGNKKFADLWNNSNASAAIVCSKLDIQPEQNKAFIKVANADLAMATLLEAFQPEAPHFEIAIHPTAVIDKTATIGEGCKIGANAYIGKNVVLANGVILYPNVTIFDDTTIGQNTTVWSGTVIRERSVIGNNCIFHNNVSIGADGFGYRPSAQGLTKIPHIGNVVIGNQVEIGANSCVDRGKFSSTILGDGCKIDNLVQIGHNSVLGKFCIMAGSSGLAGSVTLGDGVIIGGSASIKDHTTIHSGAVVGAGSGVIADVPAGKTVLGYPATDARDMMKQWVALRKLGRKQ; encoded by the coding sequence ATGAAATCATTTACAATAAAAGAAATTAGTTCATTATTAAAAGGTGAATTAGTAGGTAATTGTTCTGAAGAAATTACAGCTCCAGAGCAAATAGAAAAAGCAGAAAAAGGACAAATAACTTTTATTGGAAATAAAAAATTTGCTGATTTATGGAATAATTCTAACGCAAGTGCCGCTATTGTATGTAGTAAGTTAGATATTCAGCCAGAACAAAATAAAGCATTTATAAAAGTTGCTAATGCCGATTTAGCCATGGCAACATTATTAGAAGCTTTTCAACCAGAAGCACCACATTTTGAAATAGCTATTCATCCAACGGCTGTAATCGATAAAACTGCAACAATAGGCGAAGGCTGTAAAATTGGAGCAAATGCTTATATTGGTAAAAATGTTGTGTTAGCAAACGGAGTTATTTTATATCCAAATGTTACTATTTTTGACGATACTACTATCGGTCAAAATACCACGGTTTGGTCGGGTACGGTAATTAGAGAAAGAAGTGTTATCGGAAATAACTGTATTTTTCATAATAATGTAAGTATCGGAGCTGATGGTTTTGGTTACAGACCAAGCGCACAAGGATTAACAAAAATTCCACATATCGGAAATGTAGTTATTGGAAATCAAGTAGAAATTGGTGCAAATTCATGTGTCGATAGAGGTAAATTTAGCTCAACTATTTTAGGCGATGGTTGTAAAATTGATAACTTGGTTCAAATAGGTCATAATTCGGTACTAGGTAAATTCTGTATTATGGCAGGAAGTAGTGGTTTAGCAGGGTCAGTAACCTTAGGCGATGGCGTTATTATTGGCGGAAGTGCTTCTATTAAAGACCATACAACGATTCATTCAGGAGCGGTTGTAGGTGCTGGTTCTGGTGTTATTGCTGATGTTCCTGCAGGAAAAACCGTACTTGGATATCCTGCAACTGATGCTAGAGATATGATGAAACAATGGGTTGCGTTACGTAAATTAGGTAGAAAACAGTAG
- a CDS encoding CAL67264 family membrane protein, with protein sequence MAMNKNNVLAWATIIMVLIGLLLVLLGAFRYDDVAGYGFGAVGLGFFANAWVFNALKGRV encoded by the coding sequence ATGGCAATGAATAAAAATAATGTCCTCGCTTGGGCAACAATTATAATGGTTTTAATAGGTCTTTTACTAGTGTTACTAGGGGCTTTTAGATATGATGATGTAGCAGGATATGGTTTTGGAGCAGTAGGTTTAGGATTTTTTGCAAATGCATGGGTTTTCAACGCCTTAAAAGGAAGAGTTTAA
- the ettA gene encoding energy-dependent translational throttle protein EttA — protein sequence MSDDKKVIFSMNKVSKTYQSTNKQVLKDIYLSFFYGAKIGILGLNGSGKSTLLKIIAGVEKNFQGDVTFSPGYKVGYLEQEPKLDETKTVIEIVREGVAETVAILEEYNKINDMFGLEEVYSDADKMDKLMAQQAELQDKIDASNAWELDTKLEIAMDALRTPDGDTPIKNLSGGERRRVALCRLLLQEPEILLLDEPTNHLDAESVHWLEHHLAQYKGTVIAVTHDRYFLDNVAGWILELDRGEGIPWKGNYSSWLDQKSTRMAQESKTASKRQKTLERELEWVRQGAKGRQTKQKARLKNYDKLMSQDEKQTDEKLEIYIPNGPRLGTNVIEASGVSKAFGDKLLYDNLEFNLPQAGIVGIIGPNGAGKTTIFKMIMGEETPDNGSFKVGETAKIAYVDQAHSNIDADKSIWENFSEGQDLVMMGGKQVNSRAYLSRFNFGGSEQNKKVSTLSGGERNRLHLAMTLKEEGNVLLLDEPTNDLDVNTLRALEEGLENFAGCAVVISHDRWFLDRICTHILAFEGNSEVYFFEGGFSEYEANKKKRLGGDLMPKRIKYRKLIR from the coding sequence ATGTCAGACGATAAGAAGGTTATATTTTCAATGAATAAGGTTTCAAAAACCTATCAAAGTACGAATAAACAAGTTTTAAAAGATATTTATTTAAGTTTCTTCTACGGAGCTAAAATTGGTATTTTAGGTTTAAACGGATCGGGTAAATCTACTTTATTAAAAATAATTGCAGGAGTAGAGAAAAATTTTCAAGGTGATGTAACTTTTTCACCAGGTTATAAAGTTGGTTATTTAGAGCAAGAACCAAAATTAGACGAAACCAAAACAGTTATTGAAATAGTAAGAGAAGGTGTTGCAGAAACTGTAGCTATTTTAGAGGAATACAACAAAATCAACGATATGTTTGGTTTAGAAGAAGTGTATTCTGATGCTGATAAAATGGACAAGTTAATGGCGCAACAAGCAGAGCTTCAAGATAAAATTGATGCTTCTAATGCTTGGGAACTTGATACTAAATTAGAAATTGCTATGGATGCTTTACGTACTCCAGATGGTGATACTCCAATTAAAAACTTATCAGGAGGGGAAAGAAGAAGAGTTGCTTTATGTAGATTATTATTACAAGAACCAGAAATTTTATTATTAGATGAGCCTACCAATCACTTGGATGCTGAATCTGTACACTGGTTAGAGCATCATTTAGCACAATATAAAGGAACTGTAATTGCTGTAACGCATGATAGATATTTCTTAGATAACGTTGCTGGTTGGATTTTAGAATTAGATAGAGGTGAAGGAATTCCTTGGAAAGGAAACTACTCTTCTTGGTTAGATCAAAAATCAACAAGAATGGCACAAGAAAGCAAAACTGCTTCTAAGCGTCAAAAAACATTAGAACGAGAATTAGAATGGGTTCGTCAAGGAGCAAAAGGTCGTCAAACAAAGCAAAAAGCACGTTTGAAGAACTATGATAAATTAATGAGCCAAGATGAGAAACAAACTGATGAAAAGTTAGAAATTTATATTCCAAATGGTCCACGTTTAGGAACAAATGTTATTGAAGCTAGTGGAGTTTCAAAAGCTTTTGGAGATAAATTATTATACGATAATTTAGAATTTAATCTTCCACAAGCGGGAATCGTTGGAATTATCGGACCAAACGGTGCGGGTAAAACTACTATCTTTAAAATGATAATGGGAGAAGAAACTCCTGATAACGGAAGCTTTAAAGTAGGTGAAACTGCAAAAATTGCTTATGTAGATCAGGCGCATTCTAACATTGATGCTGATAAATCTATTTGGGAGAATTTCTCTGAAGGTCAAGATTTAGTAATGATGGGAGGGAAGCAAGTAAATTCTCGTGCATATTTAAGTCGTTTTAACTTTGGTGGAAGCGAACAAAACAAAAAAGTTTCTACACTTTCTGGAGGTGAACGTAACCGTTTACACTTAGCAATGACTTTAAAAGAAGAAGGAAACGTTTTATTATTAGATGAACCTACCAATGATTTAGATGTAAATACATTAAGAGCATTAGAAGAAGGTTTAGAAAACTTTGCAGGTTGTGCTGTCGTTATTAGTCACGATAGATGGTTTTTAGATAGAATTTGTACACATATTTTAGCTTTTGAAGGAAATAGTGAAGTTTATTTCTTTGAAGGAGGATTCTCTGAATATGAAGCAAATAAAAAGAAACGTTTAGGTGGAGATTTAATGCCAAAACGTATTAAATACAGAAAATTAATTAGATAA
- a CDS encoding porin: MSKKIMFTTIALGMFVSNLQAKPTEVLKISSFKTLLLKKDNKKQVKRDTVKVKNNQKITIYGSLRPSITYRNDRAKKIESLDVTDFFSRLGFKAEQKIDKNLTAFVRGEWDIDVEGDADFGDARLGYAGLESKKWGRIAIGKQWSPHYNIVAEVTDVFNHRSSPFAYDTQSPFRTNNLVTYRNTLGNFKIDTGIQINGDSGSTNGGVTDDTYGRSYVDAAMFGVGYTAKSFYLATSYLTDEDANGIKRDIFAFAGSTTLFKKLYTAINYQNINIKNDAGLKLDESTLDVAAVYSFNKSYNVKTSYFNYDNGTIDGNGFNITCEKRFNKSVRTYIEVLNYNDSDKPAITNVSVGLRYDLSYKVL; encoded by the coding sequence ATGAGTAAAAAAATTATGTTCACTACTATAGCTCTAGGAATGTTTGTATCAAATCTGCAAGCAAAACCTACTGAAGTATTGAAAATAAGCTCTTTTAAAACTTTATTATTAAAAAAAGATAATAAAAAGCAAGTAAAAAGAGATACTGTAAAAGTTAAAAATAATCAAAAAATTACTATTTACGGAAGCTTAAGACCTTCTATTACCTATCGAAATGATAGAGCAAAAAAAATTGAAAGTCTTGATGTTACAGATTTTTTCTCTCGATTAGGATTTAAAGCGGAACAAAAAATAGATAAAAATTTAACAGCATTTGTTAGAGGAGAATGGGATATTGATGTTGAAGGTGATGCTGATTTTGGTGATGCTCGTTTAGGATATGCAGGTTTAGAAAGTAAAAAATGGGGAAGAATTGCTATTGGTAAACAATGGTCGCCTCATTATAATATTGTTGCAGAAGTAACTGATGTTTTTAATCATAGATCAAGCCCATTTGCATATGATACTCAAAGTCCTTTTAGAACAAATAATTTAGTTACTTATAGAAATACTTTAGGGAATTTCAAAATTGATACTGGAATACAAATAAATGGAGATTCAGGCTCTACAAACGGTGGAGTTACTGATGATACTTATGGCAGAAGTTATGTTGATGCTGCAATGTTTGGAGTAGGATATACTGCTAAAAGTTTTTACCTAGCAACCTCTTATCTTACTGATGAAGATGCTAATGGTATTAAACGAGATATCTTTGCTTTTGCAGGATCTACAACTCTTTTCAAAAAACTATATACAGCTATTAATTATCAAAATATTAATATTAAAAATGATGCAGGTTTAAAACTTGATGAAAGTACTTTAGATGTTGCTGCTGTGTATTCTTTTAATAAAAGCTACAACGTTAAAACAAGTTATTTTAACTATGATAATGGCACTATAGATGGTAACGGATTTAACATTACATGTGAAAAAAGATTCAATAAAAGTGTTAGAACTTATATTGAAGTTTTAAATTATAATGATTCTGATAAACCTGCTATTACCAATGTATCCGTAGGATTACGTTACGATTTATCTTATAAAGTATTATAG
- a CDS encoding LysM peptidoglycan-binding domain-containing protein, with protein MKAKYQNVLNLGQELNIKNGDVKEENGVLHVSGTAKNQYEKNLLWDAIKAVGGENPTDIIADITIEDTTVFANHTVVSGDTLGKIAKQYYGDAMKYSEIFEANNSILKSADAISIGQELVIPNL; from the coding sequence ATGAAAGCAAAATATCAAAATGTTTTAAATTTAGGTCAAGAATTAAATATTAAAAACGGAGACGTAAAAGAAGAAAACGGTGTTTTACATGTTAGTGGAACTGCAAAAAACCAATATGAAAAAAACTTACTTTGGGATGCTATAAAAGCAGTTGGAGGAGAAAACCCTACTGATATCATTGCTGATATTACAATTGAAGATACTACTGTATTTGCAAATCATACTGTAGTAAGTGGAGATACATTAGGTAAAATTGCAAAACAATATTACGGTGATGCAATGAAATATAGCGAAATTTTTGAAGCTAACAATAGTATTTTAAAATCTGCTGATGCTATTAGTATCGGTCAAGAATTAGTAATTCCTAATTTATAA